Proteins found in one Patescibacteria group bacterium genomic segment:
- the nusA gene encoding transcription termination factor NusA, with product MTVLKARTEFASALNQICAEKGIEPDVALESIKSAVLAAYRKDYGVKEGMDYSVDLDMETGGFKVYEFPEEEEEKKKEVTPPGFGRIASMTAKQVIIQKLREAEKTAILDEYSKRAGTLVSGMIIRFDGPNAIVDIGKAEGVMPPQEQIRAERYSVNQRLTFLIKEIRDTARGREVIVSRADPGLVEALFRREVPEVASGAVEIKVIAREGGGRTKIAVSSTQLGVDPVGSCVGQKGVRVQAVIDELEGEKIDVIQYSDSLEKFIVAALSPAEGIKVKLNEKKKEAIVSVPEDQLSLAIGKEGQNVRLAAKLTGYRIDIKGAEKIVKKTEKEKEKAKTKPSELEELGLSTRTITTLEAAGIETKKKLASQKDTVAAIKGIGPKAAEEIKKSLK from the coding sequence ATGACTGTTCTTAAAGCGAGAACCGAATTTGCTTCTGCCCTTAATCAGATTTGTGCTGAAAAAGGCATTGAGCCTGATGTGGCTTTAGAATCAATTAAATCAGCGGTTTTAGCCGCTTATCGAAAAGATTATGGTGTCAAAGAGGGTATGGATTATAGTGTTGATTTGGATATGGAAACAGGGGGCTTTAAGGTCTACGAGTTTCCTGAAGAGGAAGAAGAGAAAAAGAAAGAAGTTACCCCACCAGGTTTTGGTCGGATTGCTTCAATGACTGCCAAACAAGTGATTATCCAAAAACTTCGGGAAGCAGAAAAAACCGCTATTCTGGATGAATATTCCAAGCGTGCTGGTACCTTAGTTAGTGGAATGATTATTCGCTTTGATGGGCCAAATGCAATTGTGGATATTGGTAAGGCCGAGGGAGTTATGCCTCCCCAAGAACAAATTAGGGCAGAAAGATACTCGGTTAATCAACGTCTTACTTTCCTGATTAAAGAAATTCGTGACACAGCCCGGGGTCGAGAAGTAATTGTTTCTCGAGCCGACCCCGGTTTGGTTGAGGCTCTTTTCCGTCGGGAAGTGCCTGAAGTTGCTTCAGGCGCCGTAGAAATTAAGGTAATTGCTCGGGAAGGCGGCGGTCGAACAAAGATTGCGGTTTCCTCAACTCAATTAGGAGTTGATCCAGTTGGTTCTTGTGTTGGTCAAAAAGGCGTCCGGGTTCAGGCGGTCATTGACGAGCTTGAAGGCGAAAAAATTGATGTCATCCAGTATAGTGATAGTCTGGAAAAATTTATTGTGGCCGCTCTTTCACCAGCGGAAGGGATTAAAGTTAAACTTAATGAAAAGAAAAAAGAAGCGATCGTTTCTGTCCCTGAAGATCAACTTTCTCTAGCGATTGGTAAAGAAGGCCAGAATGTTCGTTTAGCCGCTAAACTAACTGGTTACAGAATTGATATTAAAGGTGCCGAAAAAATCGTTAAGAAGACTGAAAAAGAAAAAGAAAAGGCCAAAACTAAACCATCAGAGCTAGAAGAACTAGGTCTATCGACGCGAACGATTACGACTTTAGAAGCGGCTGGTATTGAAACAAAGAAAAAATTAGCATCACAAAAAGATACAGTGGCAGCAATTAAAGGCATTGGTCCCAAAGCGGCAGAAGAAATTAAAAAATCACTAAAATGA